In Janthinobacterium agaricidamnosum NBRC 102515 = DSM 9628, the DNA window CAAGTCAGGTTCGAAGACGGCCGCAGCGGTTCCAGCAGCGCCGAGCTGCGGATCTGGGACAGCCAGGCCTTGCCGGTGCTGGAGCAAGCCGCATGATGCGCGACGACAGCATGCGCATGGAACAGCCGGCGCGCCAGGGCGGTCCGGTCATCCTCGACCTGCGGCATATCTCGCTGTCGTTCGGCGGCATCCAGGCGCTGGACGATATTTCCTTCGACATCAGGCAGCATGAAATCCGCGCCATCATCGGCCCCAACGGCGCCGGCAAAAGTTCGATGCTGAACGTGATCAATGGCGTGTACCGGCCGCAGCAGGGTCACATCCTGCATCGCGGCCGGCAGTACCAGGGCATGGATTGCCATACCGCCGCCCAATCCGGCATCGCGCGCACATTCCAGAATATCGCGCTGTTCAAGGGCATGACGGTACTGGACAACATCATGACCGGCCGCCACCTCAAAATGCGCTGCAACTTCCTGCAACAGGCGCTGTACTGGGGCGCGGCGCGGCGCGAGGAAATCGCGCACCGCCAGAAGGCCGAGGAAATCATCGATTTTCTGGAAATCCAGGCAATCCGCAAGACGCCGGCCGGGCGCCTGCCGTACGGCTTGCAAAAGCGGGTGGAACTGGGCCGCGCGCTGGCCGCCGAGCCGGAGATCTTGCTGCTCGACGAACCGATGGCCGGCATGAACGTCGAGGAAAAACAGGATATGTGCCGCTTCATCCTCGATATCAACGACCAGTTCGGCACCACCATCGTGCTGATCGAGCATGACATGGGCGTGGTGATGGATATCTCGGACCGGGTAGTGGTGCTCGACTACGGCAGAAAGATCGGCGACGGCACGCCGGACCAGGTGCGGGCCAACCGGGATGTCATCAACGCCTATCTCGGCGCCCACTGACAGGAGAAAGCGGATGCATCTCAATTTCTTCTTCGAAGTGCTGATCGGCGGCCTGCTGTCGGGCGTCATGTACGCGCTGGTGGCGATCGGCTTCGTGCTGATCTACAAGGCCTCCGGCGTGTTCAATTTCGCCCAGGGCGCGATGGTGTTTTTCGCCGCGCTGACCTGCGTCGGCATGATCGACCAATTCGGCGTGCCGCTGTGGCTGGCGATAGGACTGACCAGCATCGTGATGATCGTCCTGGGATTCGCCATCGAGCGGGTGGTGCTGCGCCCGCTGGTCAACCAGCCGGAAATCACGCTGTTCATGGCCACCATCGGCCTGGCGTTTTTTATCGAGGGACTGGCACAACTGCTGTGGGGCTCGCAAGTGCACCAGCTGAGCTTGCCGGTCGACGACGTGCCGCTGCCCTGGCTGATGGCGCGCTTCAACCTGATCGTGTCGCAATTCGACCTGGTCGCGGCCGGCATTTGCGCACTGCTGGTCGCTACGCTGGCGCTGCTGTTCTCGAAAACCCGGATCGGCCGCGCGCTGCGCGCGGTCGCCGACGACCACCAGGCCGCGCTGGCGGTCGGCATTCCCTTGCAGCGCATCTGGGCGGTGCTGTGGGCGGTGGCCGGGCTGGTCGCGCTGGTGGCGGGCTTGCTGTGGGGCGCCCGCAACGGCGTGCAATTCGCGCTGACCTTCGTCGCATTAAAAGCGTTGCCGGTGCTGATACTGGGCGGCTTCACGTCGATCCCGGGCGCCATCGTCGGCGGCCTGGTCATCGGTGCGTCGGAAAAACTGGCGGAAGTGTACCTGGGACCGCTGGTCGGCGGCGGCATCGAAGGCTGGTTCCCATACGTGCTGGCGCTGCTGTTCCTGCTGGTGCGGCCGGAAGGGCTATTCGGCGAAAAAATCATCCGCAGAATCTAGAGGACAAGGGGACAGACCATGTTTTATCGCGAAGCGGGACAATTCAAGACCAGCTACCAGAGCGACAGCCAGATCTTCCCGATCCGCCAGGACCGGGTGGTGCTGGCCGTCACGCTGGCCGTGGCGCTGCTGGTGCTGCCGTATTTCGGCTCGCCCTACCTGCTGTCGGCGATCATGATCCCGTTCCTGATCTTCGCGCTGGCGGCGCTGGGCCTGAACATCCTGACCGGTTACGCCGGCCAGCTGTCGCTCGGCAGCGCCGCCTTCATGGCGGTCGGCGCCTTCGCCTCGTATAACTTCATGGCCCGCCTGCCCGGCTTGCCGCTGCTGGCCGGGTTCATCCTCGGCGGCCTGTGCGCGGCGCTGGTCGGCATCGTTTTCGGCTTGCCGTCGCTGCGCATCCGGGGTTTTTACCTGGCCGCGTCGACGCTGGCCACGCAATTCTTCGTGCTCTGGTGCCTGACCAAGATTCCCTACCTGACCAATGACAGCGCGTCGGGCGTGATCACGGTGCAAAAGATGCGCATCCTCGGCTACCAGTTCGACACGCCGCACAGCAAATACATTTTGGTGCTGCTGATCGTGGCGGGCATGGCGCTGCTGGCCAAGAACCTGGTGCGCTGTACCGTCGGGCGTTCATGGATGGCGCTGCGCGACATGGACATGGCGGCTGAAGTGATCGGTTTCCGGCCGATGCGCACCAAGCTGCTGGCGTTCGCGGTCAGCTCGTTTTATTGCGGCGTGGCCGGCGCGCTGTACGCCTACGCCTACCTCGGCACCGTCGAGCCGGAAGCCTACAGCCTGGACCTGTCGTTCCGCATCCTGTTCATGATCATCATCGGCGGCGTCGGCTCGATACTCGGCTCCTTCCTCGGCGCGGCCTTCATCGTGCTGCTGCCGATCGCGCTGAACATGCTGGCGCACGCGGCAGGAGTGCCAGGCAGCATCGCGTCGAACCTGGAATTGATGGTGTTCGGCGCGCTGATCATCTTTTTCCTGATCGTCGAGCCCCACGGCCTGGCGCGCTTGTGGCAAATAACAAAGGAAAAACTGCGCTTGTGGCCCTTCCCGCATTAACAAGTAAGCAAGGAGAAGAGAAGATGACATTCATCAAATCGCTATTGCTGGGCGCGGCCTTCGGCAGCGCCGCCTTGACCGTGACCAGCACCGCCCACGCGCAGGCAAAAGACCAGTTCATCGCGCTGCCGTCCTACCGCGTCGGCCCGTACGCGGCCGGCGGTTCCGGCTTTTACGGCGGCATCGTCGATTACTTCAACCTGGTCAACCTGGCCGGCGGGGTCAACGGCGTCAAGATCAGCTGGGAAGAATGCGAAACCGAATACAACCCCTCGCGCGGCATCGAATGTTATGAACGCCTGAAAACCAGGCAAGGCGGCGCCACGCTGGTCGAGACGCTGTCGACCGGGGTCGCCTACGGCATCCTGGACCGGGTCGCGTCAGACAAGGTCCCGATGACGATGATCGGCTACGGCCGCTCGGACGCCGCCAACGGCAAGGTGTTCCCGTATGTGTTTCCGCTGATTTCCAGCTACTGGAGCCAGGCCGCCGCGATGATCAGCTACCTCGGCGACAAGCACGGCGGCATGCAGCAATTGAAGGGCAAGAAAATCGTCGACCTGTACCACGACTCCGCGTTCGGCAAGGAACCGCTGCCGGTGTTCGAAGCGCTGGCGGCGCAATATGGTTTCAGCCTGATCAAGATCCCGGTCGCGCCGCCGGGCAGCGAACAGCAGTCGCAATGGCTGCAAATCCGCCAGGCCAATCCCGACCATGTGATCCTGTGGGGCTGGGGCGTGATGAATTCGGTCGCCATCAAGACCGCCCAGCGCAACGGCTTCCCGCGCGAAAAAATGCTGGGCGTGTGGTGGGCCGGCTCCGAGGAAGACACGGTACCGTCGGGCGACGCCGCCAGGGGCTACAGCGCGATGAGCTTCAACACGCCGGGCAATTACCCGCTGCTCGAGCAGTTGCGCAGCAAGCTGTACGCCGCCGACAGGGGCAACCTGTCCGACCAGTCGCGCATCGGCTCGGTGTACCACATGCGCGGCATCAGCGCCGCCATATTGTGGGTCGAGGCGATGCGCACCGCGCAAGACAAGTTCGGCAAGGGCAAGCCGGTCACCGGAGAACAACTGCGCTGGGGCCTGGAAAACCTGAACGTCGATGCGGCGCGCCAGAAGGAGCTCGGTGCGGCCGGCATGTTCCCGCCGGTGAAAACCAGCTGCGACGACCATGAAGGTTCCGGCGCGGTCAAGGTGCAGCAGTGGGACGGCAAGCGATGGAACGCCGTCACGCCGCACTGGATCGTCGGCGACAAGGCGCTGGTGCGCAGGCTGGTCGATGCATCGTCGGGCAAGTACGCGGCCGAGAAAAAGATCGTGCCGGGCTGTCTGCCATGACTCAGATTCCCAGCGCGCCCGGCCTGTCAGTCAACAATATCGAAGTCATTTACGACCATGTGATCCTGGTCTTGAAGGGCGTGTCGCTGCAGGTGCCGCAGGGGAAAATCGTGGCCCTGCTGGGCGCCAACGGGGCCGGTAAATCGACCACCTTGAAAGCCATTTCGACGCTGCTGCGCGGCGAACGGGGCGACGTCACCAAGGGCGAAATCCGCTTCAACGGCGAACGGGTCGACCAGTTGACGCCGAATCAGCTGGTGCGGCGCGGCCTGTCGCAGGTGATGGAGGGCCGCCACTGTTTCGGCCACCTGAGCATCGAGGAAAACCTGCTCACCGGCGCCTATACGCGCAGCCTGTCGCGGGCCGGCTTGTCCGATGCGCTGGAACAGGTGTACCACTATTTTCCGCGCCTCAAAACGCGCCGCGCCAGCCAGGCCGGCTACACTTCGGGCGGCGAACAGCAGATGTGCGCGATCGGCCGCGCGCTGATGGCCAAGCCGTCGATGATCTTGCTGGACGAACCGTCGATGGGCATCGCGCCGCAAATCGTCGACGAGATTTTCGGCATCGTCAAGGACTTGAACCAGCAGGAAAACGTGTCCTTCCTGCTGGCCGAACAAAACACCAGCATCGCGCTGCGCCACGCCGACTTTGGCTATATCCTGGAAAACGGCAGGGTCGTGATGGAAGGCGAGGCCAGCGAACTGGCCGGCAATGAAGACGTCAAGGAGTTCTACCTCGGCCTGGCCGGCGCCGGCCGCAAGAGCTTTCGCGACATGAAATTCTACCGCCGCCGCAAACGCTGGCTGGCTTGAGTTTGCCGGCCTGAGCAAAAAGCTGCAGCGCGAGATTGCACAAACCGGCACGGCGGCATGACTCTTCATTGCGAAGCCGGACGGCGATCCGTCACGGCCTGCCGGACCATCGGCGATATCCGCGATGACGGCCAGCCCCATTTTGCGGGATAATGTCGGCATTCATCATCAGCCACCAGACATCATGCAAGAGTTTCATCACCAGCGAGCCCGCGCGCTGTTAAAAAATGCGGAATTGATTTTCGATCAACACGACGTGCAAACCGCGGTGACGCGCATGGCCGACGTGCTGAACACGCGCTATAACGCCGACGGCTGCGAAGAGTTCCCGCTGGTGCTGGGCGTGATGGGCGGCGCGGTGGTCTTCACCGGCAGCCTGCTGCCGCAACTGAGCTTCCCGCTGGAATTCGACTACATCCACGTCAGCCGCTACGGCGACGACGACAAGGGCGGCGAAGTGGTGTGGAAAGTGATCCCGCGCTCGAACGTGGCCGGCCGCACCGTCATCGTGCTGGACGACATCCTGGACGAAGGCGAAACGCTGGCGCACGTCAAGCAGCGCCTGCTCGACATGGGCGCGGCGGAAGTGATTTTGGCGGTGTTCGCCGACAAGGCCATCGGAAAATCGAAGCCCGTGCAAGCCGACATCGTCGGCCTGACCATCCCGAACCGCTTCGTGGTCGGTTTCGGCATGGATGCGTATGGCTACTGGCGTAATTTGCCGGGATTATGGGCCATCAGCCCGGAAGACTTGAAGCAGAATTAAGCACCCTGAACAGCCGGCGGCTCTCTCAGGTCGGCCAGCTGTTTGAATCACTGGCGTAGCTTGGATTAGCCCGCGGGGCGTAATCCAACAAGCGCCGCCATCGGCTCAACGTCGGATTACGCTGCGCTAATCCGACCTACACGACTTTTTTACTTTACAGGCTCAGGCGCGCCCGCGCCGCGTCGTATTCCTGCTTCAAACGGGCCACCATGTCGGCCACGCTCGGCACGTCGTTCATCAAGCCCACGCCCTGGCCGGCGCCCCAGATGTCGCGCCACGCCTTGGCGCTGCCGGAGCCGAAATTCATCGAGCTCTTGTCCGCTTCCGGCAACGCGTCCGGGTTCAATCCCGCCGCGATGATCGATTTCTTCAGGTAATTGCCGTGCACGCCGGTGAACAGGTTGGTGTAGACGATGTCCGACGCGGCCGATTCGACGATGGCGTCGCGGTAGCCGTCGCTGACGTTCGATTCCCGGGTCGCCAGCCAGCGCGAGCCGATGTAGGCGAAGTCGGCGCCCATCGCCTGCGCCGCCAGGATGGCGTCGCCGGTGGCAATCGAGCCGGACAGCGCCAGCGGACCGTTGAAGAATTTGCGCACTTCGCCGACCAGCGCGAACGGCGACAGCGTGCCGGCATGGCCGCCGGCGCCGGCCGCCACCAGGATCAGGCCGTCGACGCCGGCTTCCAGCGATTTTTCCGCATGGCGGATCGATACCACGTCGTGCAGCACGATGCCGCCGTAGCCGTGGATCGCATCCAGCATCTCTTTCGGCGGCGCGCGCAGCGACGAAATAATGATGGGCACCTTGTGTTCGACGCACACCGCGACGTCATGCGCCAGGCGGTCGTTCGACTGGTGCACGATCTGGTTGACGGCGATCGGGCCGACCTTGGCGTGCGGATGCGCGGCCTGGTAGGCGGCCAGTTCGGCTTGCAGGTCGGTCAGCCAGGTATCGAGCAATGCGGCCGGCCGCGCATTGAGCGCCGGGAAGGAGCCGACGATGCCGGCCTTGCATTGAGCCGCCACCAAGGCCGGGCCGCTGGCGATGAACAGCGGCGAGCCGATAACGGGAAGGGATAGGTTTTGCAACGCAATTGGCAATGCCATGGCGGACTCGCTGATATGAATTGATCGGAAAGACGTGAACCGATTATAAGACGAAAAAAGTACGAACGTGCGAAATTGGCGCGACAAACGCCCGCTGCTTGTAGAGCCAGGCTTCTATTCCAGTGCTTGCATCCGGGCGCGCCGCGTGCGCACGATGGGGAAATATTAATTTTTACATATCGCCGGCAGCGGCATTTACGCCGGCTCGTTGATCAGGTAAGCGCCGTCGATGCGCGCCGCGCCGGCCTTGATCAATTGCCGCACCGCCCATGCGGCCAGCTCGGCGCGCGGCTGGCGCAGCAGGCGCCGGTTCGATGCGCGCAGTACCGGTATCGCATCGAGCAAGTCCGGCAGTTCGGCCAGTGCGATGCGGCGCCGCTCCAGCAGCAGGAATTTCAGCAGCACCTTGACCGCGTTCTGCGCGTTGCGCAGCGGCTCGGACGACAGATAATCGAGCCGCGAAAAGGCCCGCTTCAATGCCCCATCGACAGCGCCGAACGGCGCGCCGTGGCCCGGTATCGCCAGTTCCGCATCCAGCCCGGCGATCAATTCCAGCGTCGCGCGCGCCTCCGCAAAACCGGATTCGCCGTCGAGTTCCGGGAAGATCACGCCAAAGCCGTTTTCCCACAGCGCGTCGCCCGAAATCAGCAGACGCTCCTGCGGACAGTAAAAAATCAGCGCATGCGGATCGTGGCCGGGCGCGCCCAGCACTTGCCATTCCAGCTCGCCGAGGATCAGCACGTCGCCCGGCGCGATGGTCGCATCGCACACAAAACGCTGGCATTGCTGGCCGGTGGCCTTGAAGCTGAGCGCGTCGGTATCCCAGCAGCGCACCTTGTCCGCCTCGGCCGCCGGGATCGCCGTGCGGCAGCCGTAATGGGCCTGCAAGATGGCGTTGCCGCCGCAATGGTCGGAATGCAGATGGGTGTTGAACAGGCGGTCCAGCGGCCGTCCCTGCAAGGCGGCCTGCACCAGCGCCAGCGTTTGCGGCGCGTGGCTGGCGTAACCGCTGTCGATCAGCGCAGTGTCGCCGCGCCCGCTCAGCAAGATGTTATTCGACGACAGCCAGCCACGCTGGAAGACCTGTAGCGTGGCCGGCAGCGGCTTCATGAATCGAAGTCGATCAGCGCTTCGCGGCCCGGCAACTCGGCCCACACGGCGCGCTTGAAGTCGTCGTCGGCCTTGCTCCACGCGATGATTTCATCGAGCGTGCGCATGCAGCCTTCGCACAGGCCGCTGTCGCGGTTCATCTTGCACAGGCTGACGCAGGGCGACGGCACCGGCGCGGCCAGTTCAGCCGCGGCGCGGGTAGGAATGGTTAGTGCAGGCATTATCAAGCGCTATCGCAAACAGGGTAAAGCTCCATTATGCCGCGAATCGGCGTGACCGGCTGCAACAGGATTGTGCTTGACTTCAGCAGAGACAAGCTTATACTACCATCCATACAGATGGCAAATGGATGCCGCATGGAGTATATGGAGATGATCGGACAGTTATGGCCAAGCAAGAAATCAAACTGAAAGTCAGCGAATCGGAAAAAATCACGATCAACCTGGGCTTGATCGACCTGG includes these proteins:
- a CDS encoding ABC transporter ATP-binding protein, whose product is MMRDDSMRMEQPARQGGPVILDLRHISLSFGGIQALDDISFDIRQHEIRAIIGPNGAGKSSMLNVINGVYRPQQGHILHRGRQYQGMDCHTAAQSGIARTFQNIALFKGMTVLDNIMTGRHLKMRCNFLQQALYWGAARREEIAHRQKAEEIIDFLEIQAIRKTPAGRLPYGLQKRVELGRALAAEPEILLLDEPMAGMNVEEKQDMCRFILDINDQFGTTIVLIEHDMGVVMDISDRVVVLDYGRKIGDGTPDQVRANRDVINAYLGAH
- a CDS encoding branched-chain amino acid ABC transporter permease, with the protein product MHLNFFFEVLIGGLLSGVMYALVAIGFVLIYKASGVFNFAQGAMVFFAALTCVGMIDQFGVPLWLAIGLTSIVMIVLGFAIERVVLRPLVNQPEITLFMATIGLAFFIEGLAQLLWGSQVHQLSLPVDDVPLPWLMARFNLIVSQFDLVAAGICALLVATLALLFSKTRIGRALRAVADDHQAALAVGIPLQRIWAVLWAVAGLVALVAGLLWGARNGVQFALTFVALKALPVLILGGFTSIPGAIVGGLVIGASEKLAEVYLGPLVGGGIEGWFPYVLALLFLLVRPEGLFGEKIIRRI
- a CDS encoding branched-chain amino acid ABC transporter permease, yielding MFYREAGQFKTSYQSDSQIFPIRQDRVVLAVTLAVALLVLPYFGSPYLLSAIMIPFLIFALAALGLNILTGYAGQLSLGSAAFMAVGAFASYNFMARLPGLPLLAGFILGGLCAALVGIVFGLPSLRIRGFYLAASTLATQFFVLWCLTKIPYLTNDSASGVITVQKMRILGYQFDTPHSKYILVLLIVAGMALLAKNLVRCTVGRSWMALRDMDMAAEVIGFRPMRTKLLAFAVSSFYCGVAGALYAYAYLGTVEPEAYSLDLSFRILFMIIIGGVGSILGSFLGAAFIVLLPIALNMLAHAAGVPGSIASNLELMVFGALIIFFLIVEPHGLARLWQITKEKLRLWPFPH
- a CDS encoding ABC transporter substrate-binding protein, which encodes MTFIKSLLLGAAFGSAALTVTSTAHAQAKDQFIALPSYRVGPYAAGGSGFYGGIVDYFNLVNLAGGVNGVKISWEECETEYNPSRGIECYERLKTRQGGATLVETLSTGVAYGILDRVASDKVPMTMIGYGRSDAANGKVFPYVFPLISSYWSQAAAMISYLGDKHGGMQQLKGKKIVDLYHDSAFGKEPLPVFEALAAQYGFSLIKIPVAPPGSEQQSQWLQIRQANPDHVILWGWGVMNSVAIKTAQRNGFPREKMLGVWWAGSEEDTVPSGDAARGYSAMSFNTPGNYPLLEQLRSKLYAADRGNLSDQSRIGSVYHMRGISAAILWVEAMRTAQDKFGKGKPVTGEQLRWGLENLNVDAARQKELGAAGMFPPVKTSCDDHEGSGAVKVQQWDGKRWNAVTPHWIVGDKALVRRLVDASSGKYAAEKKIVPGCLP
- a CDS encoding ABC transporter ATP-binding protein, yielding MTQIPSAPGLSVNNIEVIYDHVILVLKGVSLQVPQGKIVALLGANGAGKSTTLKAISTLLRGERGDVTKGEIRFNGERVDQLTPNQLVRRGLSQVMEGRHCFGHLSIEENLLTGAYTRSLSRAGLSDALEQVYHYFPRLKTRRASQAGYTSGGEQQMCAIGRALMAKPSMILLDEPSMGIAPQIVDEIFGIVKDLNQQENVSFLLAEQNTSIALRHADFGYILENGRVVMEGEASELAGNEDVKEFYLGLAGAGRKSFRDMKFYRRRKRWLA
- a CDS encoding hypoxanthine-guanine phosphoribosyltransferase, giving the protein MQEFHHQRARALLKNAELIFDQHDVQTAVTRMADVLNTRYNADGCEEFPLVLGVMGGAVVFTGSLLPQLSFPLEFDYIHVSRYGDDDKGGEVVWKVIPRSNVAGRTVIVLDDILDEGETLAHVKQRLLDMGAAEVILAVFADKAIGKSKPVQADIVGLTIPNRFVVGFGMDAYGYWRNLPGLWAISPEDLKQN
- a CDS encoding NAD(P)H-dependent flavin oxidoreductase; protein product: MALPIALQNLSLPVIGSPLFIASGPALVAAQCKAGIVGSFPALNARPAALLDTWLTDLQAELAAYQAAHPHAKVGPIAVNQIVHQSNDRLAHDVAVCVEHKVPIIISSLRAPPKEMLDAIHGYGGIVLHDVVSIRHAEKSLEAGVDGLILVAAGAGGHAGTLSPFALVGEVRKFFNGPLALSGSIATGDAILAAQAMGADFAYIGSRWLATRESNVSDGYRDAIVESAASDIVYTNLFTGVHGNYLKKSIIAAGLNPDALPEADKSSMNFGSGSAKAWRDIWGAGQGVGLMNDVPSVADMVARLKQEYDAARARLSL
- a CDS encoding MBL fold metallo-hydrolase encodes the protein MKPLPATLQVFQRGWLSSNNILLSGRGDTALIDSGYASHAPQTLALVQAALQGRPLDRLFNTHLHSDHCGGNAILQAHYGCRTAIPAAEADKVRCWDTDALSFKATGQQCQRFVCDATIAPGDVLILGELEWQVLGAPGHDPHALIFYCPQERLLISGDALWENGFGVIFPELDGESGFAEARATLELIAGLDAELAIPGHGAPFGAVDGALKRAFSRLDYLSSEPLRNAQNAVKVLLKFLLLERRRIALAELPDLLDAIPVLRASNRRLLRQPRAELAAWAVRQLIKAGAARIDGAYLINEPA
- a CDS encoding DUF1289 domain-containing protein, coding for MPALTIPTRAAAELAAPVPSPCVSLCKMNRDSGLCEGCMRTLDEIIAWSKADDDFKRAVWAELPGREALIDFDS